ATGCGTCATTTCCTGCGCCTCTCGCAGCTCAACTTCGGACAGGCGCTTCAGTTCTATCCGCTCGGCTCGTGCACGATGAAGTACAATCCCGTGCTCAACGACGAGATGGCGGCGCTCGCCGGCTTTGCCGGACTGCATCCGATGACTCCGGCGCATCTTGCGCAGGGCGCGCTCGAACTGATGGCGCGGCTGGAGGCGGCGCTCGCCGAGATAACCGGGATGGACGCCGTATCGCTCCATCCGGCGGCCGGCGCGCAGGGCGAGCTTACCGGGCTGCTGATGACGCGCGCATACCATCGCAAGCGCGGCGCCGCACGCCACAAGGTCATCATTCCCGACACTGCGCACGGGACCAATCCGGCGAGCTGCACGCTGGCGGGGTTCGAGGTTGTGGTCGCGAAGTCGAATCGGCGCGGCTTTCTCGAGGCGGCCGAGATTCGCCGGCTCTTGAGCGACGACGTCGCGGCGCTGATGGTCACCAACCCCAACACGCTCGGAATTTTCGAGCCCGAGATCGAGGCGATCGCCGCCGCGCTGCACGAGCGCGGCGCGCTGCTCTACCTCGATGGCGCCAACATGAACGCGCTGCTCGGCGTGGCCAAGCCCGGCCACATGGGCGCCGATATCGTTCAGCTCAATCTGCACAAAACCTTTTCGACCCCGCACGGCGGTGGCGGTCCGGGTGCGGGTCCGGTCGCGGTGAAGCGCGATCTCGAACCCTTTCTGCCCACGCCGCGCCTGCGCCACAACGGCGGGGCCTGGCGTTTCGACTACGAGCGTCCCGATTCGATCGGGAGGCTGCGCGCGTTTTATGGGAA
The window above is part of the Candidatus Binataceae bacterium genome. Proteins encoded here:
- the gcvPB gene encoding aminomethyl-transferring glycine dehydrogenase subunit GcvPB, which codes for MGGERETKMATAGKIASGDGDDAGAQASAAQRAADVRSVATLFEESAAGRSGTDVAPRAAGEADAAAILGATLCRDDIPGFPELSEPQVMRHFLRLSQLNFGQALQFYPLGSCTMKYNPVLNDEMAALAGFAGLHPMTPAHLAQGALELMARLEAALAEITGMDAVSLHPAAGAQGELTGLLMTRAYHRKRGAARHKVIIPDTAHGTNPASCTLAGFEVVVAKSNRRGFLEAAEIRRLLSDDVAALMVTNPNTLGIFEPEIEAIAAALHERGALLYLDGANMNALLGVAKPGHMGADIVQLNLHKTFSTPHGGGGPGAGPVAVKRDLEPFLPTPRLRHNGGAWRFDYERPDSIGRLRAFYGNFGMLVRAYAYILALGGNGLAEASRFAILAANYVRKRLEPHFPSATPEPSMHECVLTHDLEKRADVSTLDIAKRLLDFGIHPPTIYFPLVVHGALMIEPTETEARATLDAFVDAMEKIYAEALNDPEKVRTAPHSLSLSRVDEAHAARHPVLRWQPKDK